A window of the Chloroflexus sp. Y-396-1 genome harbors these coding sequences:
- a CDS encoding glycosyltransferase family 2 protein, producing the protein MMSPVDQHSLLSIAIIARDEERYIAGCLRSVAGLSSDILVIVDDQTRDATATIAQAHGARVLIERWRGFSAQRNLALQRCRGEWVLFIDADERLTPALFVEIATLMHVGPPADIAGYRIPRYNLFFGQRLRGGGWYPDFQLRLLRRDAATYDEHVAVHEVASLQGAVALLSGHLLHLNIERLDELWQKQARYAFAEAMMLYRAGRRMRLRNLIGAPAREFWRRYVQLGGWRDGGLGLFLCATLAWHEVVKFTMLYGLQQREST; encoded by the coding sequence CCGGCTGCCTGCGCAGTGTTGCCGGTCTCAGTAGCGATATATTGGTCATCGTCGACGACCAGACCCGTGATGCGACGGCAACTATTGCGCAGGCTCATGGGGCGCGGGTATTGATTGAGAGGTGGCGTGGTTTTAGTGCCCAACGCAATTTGGCGCTGCAACGCTGTCGTGGCGAGTGGGTACTCTTTATCGATGCCGACGAGCGGTTAACACCTGCATTGTTTGTTGAAATTGCAACGCTGATGCATGTGGGCCCTCCAGCAGATATTGCCGGTTACCGTATTCCGCGCTACAACCTTTTTTTCGGTCAACGGTTACGCGGTGGTGGCTGGTACCCGGATTTTCAACTGCGTTTGCTCCGCCGCGATGCTGCCACTTACGATGAGCACGTTGCTGTTCACGAAGTGGCCAGTCTGCAAGGTGCAGTTGCTCTGCTGAGCGGTCATTTGCTCCATCTCAATATCGAGCGTCTTGATGAGCTGTGGCAAAAGCAGGCTCGATATGCGTTTGCAGAAGCGATGATGCTGTATCGGGCTGGACGGAGGATGCGGTTACGGAACCTGATCGGTGCACCTGCACGCGAGTTTTGGCGACGCTATGTGCAGCTTGGTGGCTGGCGTGATGGTGGGTTGGGTCTGTTTCTCTGTGCGACGCTGGCATGGCATGAAGTGGTGAAATTTACTATGCTGTACGGTTTACAGCAGCGAGAAAGCACGTAA